In one window of Undibacter mobilis DNA:
- a CDS encoding branched-chain amino acid ABC transporter permease: MTFPILAENFLQSLMAGILLGAIYGLMCVGLAMIFGVMRVINFAQGDFMMLGMYATYYLFVALGVQTLFGNVVGPYVAVMIAAPILFMVGYFIHRTLISRVSGSNTAQLEGEGHYAQLILTLGIALILQNASQIVFGSIQVSVRTPLSSSAWIVGPLWGDLVEIFVNKARAIAALLSGLVIIALAMMIGRTRLGKSLRAAADNPTAATYMGIDVDYAHRIAFALGTAITAIAGGLLATNYPFQPHVGLEFVIVMYAGVVLGGLGSIIGAFWGGMTIGLVQQLSTLVLPTQLQNTAIFVAFLLIVFLRPQGFFGRVSERT; the protein is encoded by the coding sequence ATGACCTTTCCCATTCTCGCCGAGAATTTTCTGCAATCGCTGATGGCCGGCATCCTGCTCGGCGCCATTTACGGGCTGATGTGCGTCGGCCTCGCCATGATCTTCGGCGTCATGCGCGTCATCAACTTCGCCCAGGGCGATTTCATGATGCTCGGCATGTACGCGACGTATTATCTGTTCGTCGCTCTCGGCGTGCAGACTTTGTTCGGCAATGTCGTCGGCCCCTATGTCGCCGTGATGATCGCCGCGCCGATCCTGTTCATGGTCGGCTATTTCATTCACCGCACGCTCATTTCGCGCGTGTCCGGCTCCAATACGGCGCAGCTCGAAGGCGAAGGCCATTACGCGCAGCTCATTCTGACGCTCGGCATCGCGCTGATCCTGCAGAACGCCAGCCAGATCGTCTTCGGGTCGATCCAGGTCTCGGTGCGCACGCCGCTGTCGAGCAGCGCCTGGATCGTCGGCCCGCTGTGGGGCGATCTCGTCGAGATCTTCGTCAACAAGGCGCGCGCCATCGCCGCCTTGCTCTCCGGGCTGGTGATTATCGCGCTCGCCATGATGATCGGGCGCACGCGCCTCGGCAAATCGCTGCGCGCCGCCGCCGACAATCCGACCGCGGCGACCTATATGGGCATCGACGTCGACTACGCCCACCGCATCGCCTTCGCGCTCGGCACCGCCATCACCGCCATCGCCGGCGGTCTGCTCGCCACCAACTATCCGTTCCAGCCGCATGTCGGCCTCGAATTCGTCATCGTCATGTATGCCGGCGTGGTGCTGGGCGGTCTCGGCAGCATCATCGGTGCGTTCTGGGGCGGCATGACCATCGGCCTCGTGCAGCAGCTCTCGACGCTGGTCCTGCCGACGCAGCTTCAGAACACCGCGATCTTCGTCGCCTTCCTGCTCATCGTGTTCCTGCGTCCGCAAGGCTTCTTCGGCCGCGTTTCGGAGAGGACCTGA
- a CDS encoding branched-chain amino acid ABC transporter ATP-binding protein/permease → MNAIRPYLAIIAFAAAYAVLSIFVTNSYYQLMLTLVLVWASFGLSWNILSGYTGLISFGHASFFGLGAYTTALGAMHFDLSPWLLIPIASVFGGISGVLIGLPTFRLRSHYFALSMLAYPLAILYVFEWLGYQEVTLPIKRENAAAYMQFHDPRIYTWLALAMVVAIVLISRVIERSRFGMALLAIKQNEAAAEAAGINTLLWKLRAIAISGAIASAVGAFYAVVLLVVTPLSVFGMLVSAQALTVTMFGGIGTVWGPVIGSAILIPLSEILHAQLGARFPGIQGVIFGLAIVIVILVAPEGIYWKAREFIQRRWPQLFARSRHSELAAARATAAPPQAAPEQKAARPSSDDIILSVRGLSKSFGGLKAVQNVSFDVRRGSILGIIGPNGAGKTTAFNLLNGFLHPDTGEVLVDGRNVVGWTPHQICEIGVGRTFQIMRPFARLSVADNVVVGAYVRAATDDEARHLAHDAIMRVGLEHVADRVASQLTTKELRLMELARALAGQPRLLLLDETLAGLGAGEADEVVDVVRKLAAEGVTIVIIEHTMKAMVKLVDRFVVLDHGAVLVEGEPEAVTRNPQVIEAYLGAKWSANHGQAAC, encoded by the coding sequence ATGAACGCGATCCGTCCCTATCTCGCGATCATCGCCTTCGCCGCGGCTTATGCGGTGCTGTCGATCTTCGTCACCAACTCGTACTACCAGTTGATGCTGACGCTGGTTCTGGTGTGGGCGAGCTTCGGCCTGTCCTGGAACATCCTCAGCGGCTACACCGGCCTGATCTCGTTCGGCCACGCCTCGTTCTTCGGCCTCGGCGCCTACACCACCGCGCTCGGCGCCATGCATTTCGACCTGTCGCCGTGGCTGCTGATCCCGATCGCCTCGGTGTTCGGCGGCATCTCCGGCGTGCTGATCGGTCTGCCGACGTTCCGCCTGCGCAGCCACTATTTCGCGCTGTCGATGCTCGCCTACCCGCTTGCCATTCTCTACGTGTTCGAGTGGCTCGGCTACCAGGAGGTCACGCTGCCGATCAAGCGCGAGAACGCCGCCGCTTACATGCAGTTCCACGATCCGCGCATTTATACGTGGCTCGCCCTCGCCATGGTCGTCGCCATCGTGCTGATCTCGCGCGTCATCGAACGTTCGCGCTTCGGCATGGCGCTGCTCGCCATCAAGCAGAACGAGGCGGCCGCCGAGGCAGCCGGCATCAACACGCTGCTGTGGAAGCTGCGCGCCATCGCCATCAGCGGCGCCATCGCCAGCGCGGTGGGCGCGTTCTACGCCGTGGTGCTGCTGGTCGTCACGCCGCTGTCGGTGTTCGGCATGCTGGTCTCGGCGCAGGCGCTCACCGTCACCATGTTCGGCGGCATCGGCACGGTCTGGGGCCCGGTGATCGGCTCGGCGATCCTCATTCCGCTCTCGGAAATCCTGCACGCGCAACTCGGCGCGCGCTTCCCCGGCATTCAGGGCGTCATCTTCGGCCTCGCCATTGTCATCGTTATTCTTGTGGCGCCGGAAGGCATCTACTGGAAGGCGCGCGAGTTCATCCAACGCCGCTGGCCGCAGCTGTTTGCGCGCAGCCGGCACAGCGAACTCGCCGCTGCCCGGGCCACGGCCGCGCCGCCGCAGGCCGCCCCCGAACAGAAGGCCGCCCGTCCTTCGTCCGACGACATCATTCTTTCGGTGCGCGGCCTCTCCAAGAGCTTTGGCGGCCTCAAGGCCGTGCAGAACGTCAGCTTCGACGTCCGGCGCGGTTCGATCCTCGGCATCATCGGCCCGAACGGCGCCGGCAAGACCACGGCGTTCAACCTGCTCAACGGCTTTCTCCATCCCGACACCGGCGAAGTGCTGGTCGACGGCCGCAACGTCGTCGGCTGGACGCCGCACCAGATCTGCGAGATCGGCGTCGGCCGCACCTTCCAGATCATGCGGCCATTCGCGCGCCTGTCGGTCGCCGACAATGTCGTCGTCGGCGCTTATGTCCGCGCCGCGACCGACGACGAAGCGCGCCACCTCGCTCATGACGCCATCATGCGCGTCGGCCTCGAGCACGTGGCCGACCGCGTCGCCTCCCAGCTCACCACCAAGGAACTGCGGCTGATGGAACTGGCGCGCGCCCTCGCCGGGCAACCGCGCCTCCTGCTGCTCGACGAAACGCTGGCCGGCCTCGGCGCCGGCGAGGCGGATGAAGTCGTCGACGTCGTGCGCAAGCTCGCCGCCGAAGGCGTCACCATCGTCATCATCGAACACACCATGAAAGCGATGGTGAAACTGGTCGATCGCTTCGTCGTGCTCGATCACGGCGCCGTCCTGGTCGAAGGCGAACCGGAAGCGGTGACACGCAATCCGCAGGTGATCGAGGCCTATCTCGGCGCCAAGTGGAGCGCCAATCACGGACAAGCCGCATGCTGA
- a CDS encoding ABC transporter ATP-binding protein, whose amino-acid sequence MLKIESIIAGYSSVPVLDGVSVHVGTGEFVSVVGPNGAGKSTLFKTISGVVKPMSGSITFEGTNLLSVPAAKRPHLGIAHVPEGRQVFPSLSVFENLEMGSFTPAGQAQWKNNIEQIYTLFPVLKERSDQLAGTLSGGEQQMLAIGRGLASSPKLLMLDEPSMGLAPAIADFIFDKLIEIRQQTKLTILLVEQRVAEALESADHGYVLEAGRVVLEGNNATLRADDRVRAAYLGM is encoded by the coding sequence ATGCTGAAAATCGAAAGCATCATCGCGGGCTACTCGTCGGTCCCGGTTCTCGACGGCGTGTCGGTTCATGTCGGCACCGGCGAGTTCGTCTCGGTGGTCGGCCCGAACGGCGCCGGCAAGTCGACGCTGTTCAAGACCATCTCCGGCGTCGTCAAACCGATGTCGGGATCGATTACGTTCGAAGGCACCAACCTGCTCTCGGTGCCGGCCGCCAAGCGGCCGCATCTCGGCATCGCGCATGTGCCGGAGGGGCGTCAGGTGTTTCCATCTCTGAGCGTGTTCGAGAATCTCGAAATGGGCTCCTTCACGCCGGCCGGACAGGCGCAGTGGAAGAACAACATCGAGCAGATTTACACGCTGTTCCCGGTGCTCAAGGAGCGCAGCGATCAGCTTGCCGGCACTTTGTCCGGCGGCGAACAGCAGATGCTGGCCATCGGCCGCGGCCTCGCCTCCTCGCCCAAGCTTTTGATGCTGGATGAGCCGTCGATGGGCCTTGCCCCGGCCATCGCCGACTTCATCTTCGACAAGCTGATCGAAATCCGGCAGCAGACCAAGCTCACCATTCTTCTGGTCGAACAGCGCGTCGCCGAAGCGCTCGAGTCGGCCGACCACGGCTACGTGCTCGAGGCCGGCCGCGTCGTGCTCGAAGGCAACAATGCAACGTTACGCGCGGATGATCGCGTCCGCGCCGCTTACCTCGGAATGTGA
- a CDS encoding ABC transporter substrate-binding protein, which produces MALALPTGTVQAQQPKEVKVGLIAPLSGLYARPGQVMRMGAEMAVEKVNAEGGIKSLGGAKLKLVVLDSGDSTEKAKNAAQRMVADEPDLVAATGAYLSSFTLAVTEVTERAKLPVLTLSYSDMITERGFKYIFQTSATSGSQAVQSLPVILATAKAAGANPKTVAIVTDNTAASISSVKPMREKLLKEYGLQLVVDETFTPPLADATPLVQKIRTTRPDLFFFLPTVISDAKLVLEKMNEFGLGKGRIPTIAFGIAMFEPDMLKTMSPELLDGMIGAVGSWGSKGHEDIIAELKKKYNEPWMTQNAISTYADILVMRDALEKAGKADRESVAEALRTMDGGPSKFYPSGKIKFGPDGRREGAGLTIIQWQNAVPVTIYPPELAMAKANWPKK; this is translated from the coding sequence ATGGCCCTTGCCCTGCCGACAGGCACGGTACAGGCCCAGCAGCCCAAGGAAGTGAAAGTCGGCCTCATCGCGCCACTGTCCGGGCTTTATGCGCGCCCGGGACAGGTCATGCGCATGGGCGCCGAAATGGCGGTCGAGAAGGTCAACGCCGAAGGCGGCATCAAGTCGCTCGGCGGCGCCAAGCTCAAGCTCGTTGTCCTCGACAGCGGCGACAGCACCGAAAAGGCCAAGAACGCCGCCCAGCGCATGGTGGCCGATGAGCCCGATCTCGTCGCTGCGACCGGCGCCTATCTGTCCTCGTTCACGCTGGCCGTGACCGAAGTGACCGAGCGCGCCAAGCTCCCCGTACTCACGCTGTCCTACTCGGACATGATCACCGAGCGCGGCTTCAAATACATCTTCCAGACCTCGGCGACTTCCGGCTCGCAAGCCGTCCAGTCGCTGCCGGTCATCCTGGCGACCGCCAAGGCCGCCGGCGCCAACCCGAAGACCGTCGCCATCGTCACCGACAACACCGCCGCCTCGATCTCGTCGGTGAAGCCGATGCGCGAGAAGCTGCTGAAGGAATACGGCCTGCAACTCGTCGTCGACGAGACCTTCACCCCGCCGCTCGCCGACGCGACACCGCTGGTGCAGAAGATCCGCACCACCCGGCCGGACCTGTTCTTCTTCCTGCCGACCGTGATCTCCGACGCGAAACTCGTGCTGGAGAAAATGAACGAATTCGGTCTCGGCAAGGGGCGGATCCCGACCATCGCCTTCGGCATTGCGATGTTCGAGCCCGACATGCTCAAGACCATGTCGCCCGAACTGCTCGATGGCATGATCGGCGCCGTCGGCAGCTGGGGCTCGAAGGGCCATGAAGACATCATCGCCGAACTCAAGAAGAAGTATAACGAGCCGTGGATGACGCAGAACGCGATCTCCACCTATGCCGACATCCTGGTGATGCGCGACGCGCTCGAAAAGGCCGGCAAGGCCGATCGTGAGTCCGTTGCCGAAGCGCTCCGCACCATGGATGGCGGACCGTCGAAGTTCTATCCGTCGGGCAAGATCAAGTTCGGACCTGACGGGCGGCGCGAAGGCGCCGGCCTCACCATCATCCAGTGGCAGAACGCGGTGCCGGTGACGATCTACCCGCCGGAACTGGCGATGGCCAAGGCGAACTGGCCGAAGAAGTAA
- a CDS encoding alpha/beta fold hydrolase, giving the protein MADFEPIVGRYITVDIAGEKHRLFVEEAGQGIPLLCLHTAGNDSRQFRHVMNDKELTDRFRVVAFDMPYHGRSTPPDKWWLKKPRLTTALYMQIIRAVWTALGLDRPIVMGCSMGGAIVLKVAADYQNEIRGIVGLESSAYAPGRYNEFLHHPAIHGGELCASYTYGLNAPTSPEQNRRENWWYYSQSGPGVYQGDVHFYSNDWDAREDIKTIDTTRCKVALLTGEFDYSCTPAMTEQVAASIKGSRYTMMKGMGHFPMIENYPDFRPYLIGALDHVAA; this is encoded by the coding sequence ATGGCTGATTTTGAGCCCATCGTCGGCCGTTACATCACCGTCGACATCGCCGGCGAGAAGCATCGCCTGTTCGTCGAGGAAGCCGGCCAAGGCATTCCCCTGCTCTGCCTGCACACCGCCGGCAATGACAGCCGGCAGTTCCGCCACGTCATGAACGACAAGGAACTGACCGACCGCTTCCGCGTCGTCGCCTTCGACATGCCCTATCATGGTCGCTCGACGCCGCCCGACAAATGGTGGCTGAAGAAGCCGCGACTGACCACCGCGCTGTACATGCAGATCATTCGCGCGGTGTGGACCGCGCTCGGCCTCGACCGGCCGATCGTGATGGGCTGCTCGATGGGCGGCGCCATCGTCCTCAAGGTGGCGGCCGACTACCAGAATGAAATCCGCGGCATCGTCGGGCTGGAAAGCTCGGCTTATGCCCCGGGCCGCTACAACGAGTTCCTGCACCATCCGGCCATTCATGGCGGCGAACTGTGCGCGAGCTACACCTACGGCCTTAACGCGCCGACCAGTCCGGAACAGAACCGGCGCGAGAACTGGTGGTACTACAGCCAGTCCGGCCCCGGCGTGTATCAGGGCGACGTGCACTTCTACAGCAACGACTGGGATGCCCGCGAAGACATCAAGACCATCGACACGACACGCTGCAAGGTGGCGCTGCTCACCGGCGAGTTCGACTATTCCTGCACGCCGGCCATGACAGAACAGGTTGCCGCTTCGATCAAGGGCTCGCGCTATACGATGATGAAGGGCATGGGCCACTTCCCCATGATCGAAAACTACCCCGACTTCCGCCCCTATCTCATCGGCGCGCTCGATCACGTCGCGGCGTAA
- a CDS encoding carboxymuconolactone decarboxylase family protein gives MSKEIFDRGLEIRKSVIGAEFVDNAFKNADDFNMPLQELLTEYCWGYVWGRDGLPLKSRSMINLAMLSVMNRPHELKTHIKGALRNGMTREEIREVFMQIAIYAGVPVAVDSFRIAREVFNEIDGKK, from the coding sequence ATGAGCAAGGAAATCTTCGACCGCGGCCTTGAAATCCGCAAATCGGTCATCGGCGCCGAATTCGTCGACAATGCGTTCAAGAATGCCGACGACTTCAACATGCCGCTGCAGGAACTTCTGACGGAATACTGCTGGGGCTATGTTTGGGGGCGCGACGGTTTGCCGCTGAAGTCCCGCAGCATGATCAACCTCGCTATGCTGTCGGTGATGAACCGCCCGCACGAACTGAAGACCCACATCAAGGGCGCCCTCAGGAACGGCATGACGCGCGAGGAAATTCGCGAAGTCTTCATGCAAATTGCCATCTACGCCGGCGTGCCGGTGGCGGTTGACTCATTCCGCATAGCGCGCGAGGTCTTCAACGAGATCGACGGCAAGAAGTGA
- a CDS encoding N-acyl homoserine lactonase family protein — translation MSDDIYEIYAVKYGRHERKSPDNFIGGDTHDVPMPLDYFVWAIVGKDRTVILDTGFDQMRADARKRQISKPVGDGLRALGVDPASVKDVIISHMHYDHAGNHDLFPNARYHLQDCEMAYATGRCMCHTMMRMPFEAVDVTAMVNKIFTDRVVFHDGAAEIAPGLSVHLIGGHSKGLQATRVKTRRGWVVLASDVAHFYAHLDQRRVFPITYNVADVLAGYDKVEALATSKDHVVPGHDPIVLDIYPAARPNMEGWAARLDADPKPRTATVAS, via the coding sequence ATGAGCGACGACATCTACGAGATCTATGCCGTCAAATACGGCCGGCACGAACGCAAGTCGCCCGACAATTTCATCGGCGGTGACACCCATGACGTGCCGATGCCGCTCGACTATTTCGTCTGGGCCATTGTCGGCAAGGATCGCACCGTCATTCTCGACACCGGCTTCGACCAGATGCGGGCGGATGCGCGCAAGCGCCAGATCTCGAAGCCGGTCGGCGACGGCCTGCGTGCGCTCGGTGTCGATCCGGCGTCGGTGAAGGACGTCATCATCTCGCACATGCATTACGACCATGCCGGCAATCACGACCTGTTCCCGAATGCGCGCTACCACTTGCAGGATTGCGAGATGGCCTATGCGACCGGGCGCTGCATGTGCCACACCATGATGCGCATGCCCTTCGAGGCGGTCGACGTCACCGCAATGGTGAACAAGATCTTTACCGACCGCGTCGTGTTTCACGACGGCGCGGCGGAGATTGCACCCGGCCTGTCGGTGCATCTGATCGGCGGTCATTCCAAGGGACTGCAGGCGACGCGCGTGAAGACCCGGCGCGGCTGGGTCGTGCTCGCATCCGATGTCGCGCATTTCTACGCCCATCTCGACCAGCGGCGCGTCTTCCCCATCACCTACAACGTCGCCGACGTGCTCGCCGGTTACGACAAGGTCGAGGCGCTGGCGACATCGAAGGACCATGTGGTGCCCGGTCACGATCCGATCGTGCTCGACATCTACCCCGCCGCACGCCCCAACATGGAAGGCTGGGCGGCGCGGCTCGACGCCGACCCGAAGCCGAGAACCGCGACAGTTGCGTCCTGA